Proteins from a genomic interval of Aureimonas sp. AU20:
- a CDS encoding HD domain-containing protein, which produces MSSAALPNGAARRAAKVPRVWQRMLSGRRLDLLDPSPLDIEIIDIAHGLARVARWNGQTLGDHAFSVAQHSLIVEEIVAAEENDPRWRLAALLHDGPEYVIGDMISPFKAVLGGDYRSVEQRLQTAIHHRFGLPAALPAPIARLVKAADRVSAHFEAKLLAGFTAAEANALFGRSGARAPDEALFRPLPAAEVGEAFLHRFHTLDGALRAQASLPEKARS; this is translated from the coding sequence ATGAGCTCGGCGGCCCTTCCCAACGGCGCCGCCCGGCGCGCGGCCAAGGTGCCGCGCGTCTGGCAGCGCATGCTGTCGGGGCGGCGACTCGATCTTCTCGACCCCTCGCCGCTCGACATCGAGATCATCGACATCGCCCATGGGCTAGCCCGCGTCGCCCGCTGGAACGGGCAAACATTGGGCGACCACGCCTTCTCCGTGGCGCAGCATTCGCTGATCGTGGAGGAGATCGTCGCGGCCGAGGAAAACGACCCGCGCTGGCGGCTGGCGGCGCTTCTGCATGACGGGCCGGAATATGTGATCGGGGACATGATCTCGCCGTTCAAGGCCGTGCTCGGCGGCGACTATCGCAGCGTCGAGCAGAGGCTGCAGACCGCGATCCACCATCGCTTCGGCCTGCCGGCCGCGCTGCCGGCCCCGATCGCCCGTCTCGTCAAGGCGGCGGATCGCGTGTCGGCCCATTTCGAGGCCAAGCTCCTGGCCGGCTTCACGGCGGCGGAGGCCAACGCCCTGTTCGGCCGATCCGGCGCGCGCGCGCCGGACGAGGCGCTGTTTCGCCCCCTACCGGCCGCCGAGGTGGGCGAGGCCTTCCTGCATCGATTCCACACGCTCGATGGCGCGCTGCGCGCCCAGGCTTCGCTTCCCGAAAAGGCCCGCTCATGA
- a CDS encoding tyrosine phosphatase family protein, with protein sequence MTYLVVSSLADLPGTVAQHGALDVVTLINADTPVERPSGVSAERHLFLGMNDISAPSEGMTHPGENHLEELLEFGMRWDRQQPLAIHCWAGISRSTAAAYILACAINPALDEMKLAQELRRRAPSATPNALLVAIADRKLGRDGRMIEAIRSIGRGENAFSGTPFVLPLEL encoded by the coding sequence ATGACCTATCTCGTCGTTTCCTCCCTTGCCGACCTGCCGGGCACCGTAGCGCAGCATGGCGCGCTCGACGTCGTCACGCTGATCAACGCCGACACGCCGGTGGAGCGACCGAGCGGCGTCTCGGCCGAACGGCACCTGTTCCTCGGCATGAACGACATTTCGGCGCCCTCCGAAGGCATGACGCATCCCGGCGAGAACCATCTGGAAGAGCTTCTGGAGTTCGGCATGCGCTGGGACCGGCAGCAGCCACTGGCGATCCACTGCTGGGCCGGCATCAGCCGCTCGACGGCAGCGGCCTATATCCTGGCCTGCGCAATCAACCCGGCGCTGGACGAAATGAAACTGGCGCAGGAGCTTCGCCGCCGCGCGCCCTCCGCCACGCCCAACGCGCTTCTGGTCGCCATCGCCGATCGCAAGCTGGGGCGCGACGGGCGGATGATCGAGGCGATCCGCTCCATCGGCCGGGGCGAGAACGCCTTCAGCGGCACGCCCTTCGTGCTACCGCTGGAGCTCTAA
- the recO gene encoding DNA repair protein RecO — MEWREEGIVLGVRRHGETSAVAEVMTRERGRHLGLVRGGRSRKLQPVLQPGNQIEATWRARLDEHLGFMTIEPVLLRAARLMESAVGLHGIQLLAAHIRLLPERDPHPRLYDAIQTIVAHLENPILAGALILRFEVMLLEDLGFGLDLETCAASGRRDELVYVSPKSGRAVSREAGEPWKDRLLPLPAFLAGEAEAPDRTGLAQGFRMTRFFLARHVWEPRALEEPASRTGALGAIERGLELQR; from the coding sequence ATGGAATGGCGCGAGGAGGGCATCGTGCTCGGCGTGCGCCGCCACGGCGAGACCAGCGCCGTCGCGGAGGTGATGACGCGCGAGCGCGGGCGTCATCTCGGCCTCGTGCGGGGTGGGCGCTCGCGCAAGCTCCAGCCGGTTCTCCAGCCCGGCAACCAGATCGAGGCCACCTGGCGCGCGCGGCTGGACGAGCATCTCGGTTTCATGACGATCGAGCCGGTTCTCCTGCGCGCCGCGCGGCTGATGGAAAGCGCGGTCGGGCTCCACGGCATCCAGCTTCTGGCCGCCCATATCCGCCTCCTGCCGGAGCGCGATCCGCACCCGCGCCTCTACGACGCGATCCAGACCATCGTCGCCCATCTTGAGAATCCGATTCTGGCGGGCGCCCTGATCCTGCGCTTCGAGGTGATGCTGCTGGAAGATCTCGGCTTCGGCCTCGATTTGGAGACCTGCGCGGCCTCGGGCCGGCGCGACGAGCTGGTCTATGTCTCGCCCAAATCCGGACGTGCGGTCAGCCGCGAGGCGGGCGAGCCTTGGAAGGACCGGCTTCTTCCCTTGCCGGCCTTTCTCGCGGGCGAGGCCGAGGCGCCGGACCGGACGGGTCTGGCGCAAGGGTTTCGGATGACGCGCTTCTTCCTGGCGCGCCATGTCTGGGAGCCACGCGCGCTGGAGGAGCCGGCCTCGCGCACGGGCGCGCTCGGCGCGATAGAGCGCGGCTTAGAGCTCCAGCGGTAG
- the era gene encoding GTPase Era, translating into MTDDLPNDQPATEGGETALAPTRSGFVALLGAPNAGKSTLVNQLVGTKVSIVTHKVQTTRALVRGIAIKDRTQIVFVDTPGVFNPKRRLDRAMVRTAWGGAKDADLVLPIIDAQRGVSEEVETILQRLKDVKQPKILLLNKVDQIRREKLLGMTQEISAKGDFERVFMISALNGSGCDDLMAYLATRLPEGPWYYPEDQISDLPLRQLAAEITREKLFLRLHQEIPYASTVETELWESRPDGSVRIEQTIYVERDSQKAIVLGHKGETVKAIGQAARKEIAEAAEQKVHLFLFVKVRENWGDDPERYREMGLDYSS; encoded by the coding sequence TTGACCGACGACCTGCCGAACGACCAGCCTGCCACCGAGGGAGGCGAGACCGCGCTCGCCCCGACGCGCTCCGGCTTCGTGGCGCTGCTCGGCGCGCCCAATGCCGGCAAGTCCACCCTGGTCAACCAGCTCGTCGGCACGAAGGTCTCGATCGTCACGCACAAGGTGCAGACGACCCGTGCCCTGGTGCGCGGCATCGCGATCAAGGATCGGACGCAGATCGTCTTCGTCGATACGCCCGGCGTCTTCAACCCCAAGCGCCGGCTCGATCGCGCCATGGTGCGCACCGCGTGGGGCGGCGCCAAGGATGCCGATCTTGTTCTGCCGATCATCGACGCGCAGCGCGGCGTGAGCGAGGAGGTCGAGACCATCCTCCAGCGCCTCAAGGACGTGAAGCAGCCCAAGATCCTCCTGCTCAACAAGGTCGATCAGATCCGCCGCGAGAAGCTTCTCGGCATGACGCAGGAAATCTCCGCCAAGGGCGATTTCGAGCGCGTCTTCATGATCTCGGCGCTGAACGGCTCGGGCTGCGACGATCTCATGGCCTATCTCGCCACTCGCCTGCCGGAAGGCCCCTGGTACTACCCGGAAGACCAGATTTCCGATCTGCCATTGCGCCAGCTGGCCGCCGAGATCACGCGCGAAAAGCTGTTCCTGCGCCTGCATCAGGAAATCCCCTATGCCTCGACCGTCGAGACCGAGCTTTGGGAAAGTCGGCCTGACGGCTCGGTGCGCATCGAGCAGACAATCTATGTTGAGCGCGACTCGCAGAAGGCCATCGTGCTTGGCCACAAGGGCGAGACGGTGAAGGCCATCGGTCAGGCCGCACGCAAGGAGATCGCCGAGGCCGCCGAACAGAAGGTGCATCTCTTTCTGTTCGTGAAGGTGCGCGAGAACTGGGGCGACGATCCCGAGCGCTATCGCGAGATGGGCCTCGACTACTCGTCCTGA
- the rnc gene encoding ribonuclease III: protein MARVRGSAPALDRLEERLGLTFKDRARLERAITHSSLANTGSQASYERLEFLGDRVLGLTVAEKLFELFPQSDEGDLSLRLNALVSAETCAAVADDLGLPEFIRHGADLKRAAAGRNRNIRADVVEALIAAIYLDHGLEVARRFILTHWRERFHSVSEARRDPKTELQEWSHKQAGVPPTYDLIERSGPDHEPVFTVRALVPNREPAEGRGRSKRIAEQNAAETILLREGVWQVSERSGED, encoded by the coding sequence ATGGCTCGGGTGAGGGGATCGGCGCCCGCGCTCGACCGGCTGGAAGAGCGCCTCGGCCTGACCTTCAAGGATCGCGCGCGGCTGGAGCGCGCGATCACGCATTCGAGTCTGGCTAACACCGGCTCACAGGCCAGCTACGAGCGGCTGGAGTTTTTAGGGGACCGGGTCCTCGGCCTGACGGTCGCGGAAAAGCTGTTCGAGCTGTTTCCCCAGTCCGACGAGGGCGATCTCTCGCTGCGGCTCAACGCGCTGGTAAGCGCTGAGACCTGCGCGGCCGTCGCCGACGATCTCGGCCTGCCCGAGTTCATTCGCCACGGCGCCGACTTGAAGCGCGCTGCGGCGGGCCGCAACCGCAACATCCGCGCCGATGTCGTCGAGGCGCTGATCGCCGCGATCTATCTCGACCATGGGCTGGAGGTGGCGCGTCGCTTCATTCTGACCCATTGGCGCGAGCGCTTCCACAGCGTCAGCGAGGCGCGGCGCGATCCCAAGACCGAGCTGCAGGAATGGTCGCACAAGCAGGCCGGCGTGCCGCCGACCTACGACCTGATCGAGCGCAGCGGGCCGGACCACGAGCCGGTCTTCACCGTTCGCGCCCTGGTTCCCAATCGCGAGCCCGCCGAAGGGCGGGGCCGCTCCAAGCGCATCGCCGAGCAGAACGCCGCCGAGACGATCCTTCTCCGCGAGGGTGTCTGGCAGGTGTCCGAGCGTTCGGGCGAGGACTGA
- the lepB gene encoding signal peptidase I → MVDRTAGKKKEGWGETVKVVVQALLLALVIRTVLFQPFSIPSGSMMPTLLIGDYLFVSKWSYGFSKYSLPFSPDLFQGRILASDPERGDIVVFRKPSEPQTDYIKRLIGLPGDRVQMQGGVLYINGQAVPKEPAGFFVTGGGTQIPQFRETLPNGVSYVTLDADPDSIGDNTREFVVPPEHYFMMGDNRDNSLDSRFDVGYVPFENFVGKAQVIFFSMENDASPLEVWRWPTSLRPSRLLTWLG, encoded by the coding sequence ATGGTCGATCGGACCGCAGGCAAGAAGAAGGAAGGCTGGGGCGAGACGGTCAAGGTCGTCGTCCAGGCGCTTCTTCTGGCGCTCGTCATCCGCACCGTCCTGTTCCAGCCGTTCTCGATCCCATCCGGCTCGATGATGCCGACGCTCCTGATCGGCGACTATCTCTTCGTGTCGAAATGGAGCTACGGCTTCTCCAAATATTCGCTGCCGTTCTCGCCGGACCTGTTCCAGGGGCGCATTCTCGCTTCCGACCCCGAGCGCGGCGACATCGTCGTGTTCCGCAAGCCGAGCGAGCCGCAGACCGACTATATCAAGCGGCTGATCGGCCTGCCGGGTGACCGGGTGCAGATGCAGGGCGGCGTTCTTTACATCAACGGGCAGGCCGTGCCGAAGGAGCCGGCCGGCTTCTTCGTGACGGGCGGCGGCACGCAGATCCCGCAGTTCCGGGAAACCCTGCCGAACGGCGTGAGCTATGTCACGCTCGACGCCGATCCCGATTCGATCGGCGACAACACGCGCGAATTCGTCGTGCCGCCTGAGCATTATTTCATGATGGGCGACAATCGCGACAACTCGCTCGATAGCCGCTTCGACGTCGGCTACGTCCCTTTCGAGAACTTCGTCGGTAAGGCGCAGGTGATCTTCTTCTCCATGGAGAACGATGCCTCCCCGCTGGAAGTGTGGCGCTGGCCGACGAGTCTGCGTCCGAGCCGGCTCCTGACATGGCTCGGGTGA
- the acpS gene encoding holo-ACP synthase, translating to MIVGIGSDLIDIRRVEGTLERHGERFVARVFTPVERAKSERRAQRAASYAKRFAAKEACAKALGTGLAQGVFWRDMGVVNLPGGKPTMVLTNGAAKRLAALMPSGHRPVIHVTITDDFPLAQAFVIIEALPEEVA from the coding sequence ATGATCGTCGGCATCGGCAGCGACCTCATCGATATTCGCCGCGTCGAGGGGACCCTGGAGCGGCATGGCGAGCGCTTCGTCGCCCGCGTATTCACGCCGGTTGAGCGCGCCAAATCCGAACGGCGGGCCCAGCGCGCGGCCTCCTACGCCAAGCGATTCGCCGCCAAGGAGGCCTGTGCCAAGGCGCTGGGAACCGGGCTGGCGCAGGGCGTCTTCTGGCGCGACATGGGCGTCGTCAATCTGCCCGGCGGCAAGCCGACCATGGTGCTCACCAACGGCGCGGCAAAGCGTCTGGCGGCGCTGATGCCCAGCGGCCACCGCCCCGTCATCCACGTCACCATCACCGACGATTTTCCGCTGGCCCAGGCCTTCGTCATCATCGAAGCCTTGCCGGAAGAGGTGGCTTAA
- a CDS encoding DUF2062 domain-containing protein, translating into MLFRRRQPETRLQRLRGALWPRRSWRRSLRYMQKRVLRLRATPHAIAAGVAAGVFATFTPFLGFHFILAFAIAYCIAGNMAAAALGCLAGNPLTFPLVWASTYEVGRAILRAEVPDGSAPPGLERALTHLDIASIWEPYLKPMLVGSIPLGLGFAGLTYALVRFGAASFQASRARRAHERTAARTRPVAVRTPSDVRS; encoded by the coding sequence ATGCTGTTCCGGCGGCGCCAGCCTGAAACACGACTGCAGCGCCTGCGCGGGGCGCTTTGGCCGCGCCGGTCCTGGCGGCGGTCCTTGCGCTACATGCAGAAGCGTGTCCTGCGCCTTCGCGCTACGCCCCATGCCATCGCGGCAGGCGTTGCGGCGGGCGTGTTTGCCACCTTCACGCCCTTTCTCGGCTTCCACTTCATCCTGGCCTTCGCCATCGCCTATTGCATCGCCGGCAACATGGCGGCTGCGGCGCTGGGGTGCCTGGCCGGCAATCCTTTGACCTTCCCACTCGTCTGGGCCTCGACCTACGAGGTCGGCCGCGCCATCCTGCGCGCCGAAGTGCCTGACGGCTCGGCCCCGCCGGGGCTGGAAAGGGCGCTGACGCATCTCGACATCGCCTCAATCTGGGAGCCCTATCTCAAGCCCATGCTGGTCGGCTCGATCCCGCTCGGCCTGGGGTTCGCCGGCCTCACCTACGCGCTGGTGCGCTTCGGCGCGGCCTCTTTCCAGGCGAGCCGGGCGCGGCGCGCGCATGAGCGCACCGCCGCGCGAACGCGCCCCGTGGCAGTGCGCACACCGTCGGACGTGCGCTCATGA
- the pyrE gene encoding orotate phosphoribosyltransferase: MDTNDVIDIFRKAGAFLEGHFILTSGLRSPIFLQKARVFMHPHYTETLCKALAEKLRAGVEGPIDFIVGPAVGGLIPAYETSRHLGAPSIYVERENGTFRLRRFEIPAGARVVIVEDIVTTGLSIRETITCLRDLGAEVLAAGCVVDRSAGKADIGIPLISLAQYEVPAYHPDNLPPELAAIAPIKPGSRSL, from the coding sequence ATGGACACGAACGACGTCATCGACATCTTCCGCAAGGCGGGCGCCTTTCTGGAAGGACATTTCATTCTGACGTCCGGCCTGCGGAGCCCGATCTTTCTCCAGAAGGCGCGGGTCTTCATGCATCCGCACTATACCGAGACCCTGTGCAAGGCGCTGGCCGAGAAGCTGCGCGCTGGCGTCGAGGGGCCGATCGACTTCATCGTCGGCCCGGCCGTCGGCGGTCTCATTCCCGCCTACGAGACGTCCCGCCATCTCGGCGCGCCCTCGATCTATGTCGAGCGCGAGAACGGCACGTTCCGCCTGCGCCGCTTCGAAATCCCGGCCGGCGCGCGCGTGGTGATCGTGGAGGACATCGTCACCACGGGCCTATCGATCCGCGAGACGATCACCTGCCTGCGGGACCTCGGGGCCGAGGTGCTGGCCGCCGGCTGCGTGGTGGACCGCTCGGCGGGCAAGGCCGATATCGGTATCCCACTGATCTCGCTCGCACAATATGAAGTCCCGGCCTATCATCCGGACAATCTGCCGCCTGAGCTTGCCGCAATTGCGCCGATCAAGCCGGGTAGTCGCTCCCTCTGA
- a CDS encoding RelA/SpoT family protein, whose translation MMRQYELVERVAAYKPNLDEALLNRAYVYAMQKHGAQMRVNGDPYFSHPLEVAAILTKLHLDEATIAVALLHDTIEDTDATRKEIDQLFGAKIGQLVEGLTKLKRLDLVSKKAAQAENLRKLLLAIADDIRVLLVKLADRLHNMRTLHHMKPEKRARIAQETMDIYAPLAGRMGMQDMREELETLSFRHLNSEAFETISTRLAELMERHALTINEIERTLTEKLKENGIEAQVSGRQKKPYSVFSKMQRKALSLEQLSDIFGFRVLVDTEEDCYRTLGIVHRTWPLVPGRFKDYISIPKQNDYRSIHTTIVGPSRQRVELQIRTRAMHHIAEYGIAAHELYKDGEHALSTESSAYAWLRRTVEMLAEGDQPEEFLENTKLELFQDQVFCFTPKGRLIALPRGATPIDFAYAVHTDVGDTCVGCKIDGRIMPVVTELANGDEVEIIRSKAATPPPAWESVAVTGKAKAAIRRATRLAIRKQYCGLGQQILERTFQRAGKTFTRDGLKPYLSKVGHREVEDALAAVGRGELASNDVFRAVHPDFQDTRVTRPAARPDGDGWFPLKSGGAGMVFRLPGHLDGGPNGFSQGDVPVRFNSDGAVPGDRIVGILEPGQGITIYPIQSSALTAYDDVPDRWIDVRWDLDAEMTQRFPARVKLSALNEPGALAEIAETIALNDANIHALSMAATAPDVSSMVMDLEVWDLQHLTRTLNQLRGKPCVTDVVRVNG comes from the coding sequence ATGATGCGGCAGTATGAGCTTGTCGAGCGCGTGGCGGCTTACAAGCCAAACCTCGACGAGGCTCTGCTGAACAGAGCCTATGTCTACGCGATGCAGAAGCATGGCGCGCAGATGCGCGTGAACGGCGATCCGTATTTCTCGCATCCGCTCGAGGTCGCCGCGATCCTCACCAAGCTCCATCTCGACGAGGCGACGATCGCGGTCGCGCTGCTGCACGACACGATCGAGGACACGGACGCCACCCGCAAGGAGATCGACCAGCTCTTCGGCGCCAAGATCGGCCAGCTGGTGGAAGGGCTCACCAAGCTCAAGCGCCTGGATCTCGTGTCCAAGAAGGCCGCGCAGGCCGAGAATCTGCGCAAGCTCCTGCTCGCCATCGCCGACGACATCCGCGTTCTCCTGGTCAAGCTCGCCGACCGCCTGCACAACATGCGCACGCTTCATCACATGAAGCCGGAAAAGCGCGCGCGCATCGCGCAGGAGACCATGGACATCTATGCCCCGCTCGCCGGGCGCATGGGCATGCAGGACATGCGCGAGGAGCTGGAGACGCTCTCCTTCCGCCACCTGAACTCGGAAGCCTTCGAGACGATCTCGACGCGCCTTGCCGAGCTGATGGAGCGCCACGCGCTGACGATCAACGAGATCGAGCGCACGCTGACCGAGAAGCTGAAGGAGAACGGCATCGAGGCGCAGGTCTCGGGCCGGCAGAAGAAGCCCTATTCGGTCTTCTCCAAGATGCAGCGCAAGGCGCTTTCGCTGGAGCAGCTCTCCGACATTTTCGGGTTCCGCGTCCTCGTCGATACCGAGGAGGACTGCTACCGCACGCTCGGCATTGTCCACCGCACCTGGCCTCTCGTGCCCGGCCGGTTCAAGGACTACATCTCGATCCCGAAGCAGAACGACTACCGCTCGATCCACACCACGATCGTCGGGCCGTCGCGCCAGCGCGTCGAGCTGCAGATCCGCACCCGGGCGATGCACCATATCGCCGAATACGGCATCGCCGCGCACGAGCTTTACAAGGACGGCGAGCACGCGCTGTCCACCGAGTCCTCCGCTTATGCCTGGCTGCGCCGCACCGTGGAGATGCTGGCCGAGGGCGACCAGCCCGAGGAGTTCCTCGAGAACACCAAGCTCGAACTGTTTCAGGATCAGGTCTTCTGCTTCACCCCCAAGGGCCGGCTCATCGCCCTGCCGCGCGGCGCAACGCCGATCGACTTCGCCTATGCCGTCCACACCGATGTCGGCGACACCTGCGTCGGCTGCAAGATCGACGGGCGCATCATGCCGGTGGTGACCGAGCTCGCCAATGGCGACGAGGTGGAGATCATCCGCTCCAAGGCCGCGACACCGCCGCCGGCCTGGGAAAGTGTCGCGGTGACGGGCAAGGCCAAGGCCGCGATCCGGCGCGCCACGCGCCTTGCAATCCGCAAGCAATATTGCGGCCTCGGCCAACAGATTCTGGAGCGCACCTTCCAGCGCGCCGGCAAGACCTTCACCCGCGACGGGCTGAAGCCTTACCTGTCCAAGGTCGGACATCGCGAAGTGGAAGATGCGCTGGCGGCGGTCGGACGGGGGGAACTCGCCTCCAACGACGTGTTCCGCGCCGTGCATCCCGACTTCCAGGACACGCGTGTCACCCGCCCCGCCGCCCGGCCGGACGGCGACGGCTGGTTCCCGCTCAAATCGGGCGGGGCGGGCATGGTGTTCCGCCTGCCGGGCCATCTCGACGGCGGGCCGAACGGCTTTTCGCAGGGGGACGTTCCCGTGCGTTTTAATTCGGACGGCGCCGTGCCGGGCGATCGCATCGTCGGCATTCTGGAGCCGGGGCAGGGGATCACGATCTACCCCATCCAATCGTCCGCGCTCACTGCCTATGACGACGTGCCGGACCGGTGGATCGACGTGCGCTGGGATCTCGACGCCGAGATGACGCAGCGCTTCCCCGCGCGCGTCAAGCTTTCCGCGCTCAACGAACCGGGCGCGCTGGCCGAGATCGCCGAGACGATCGCTCTCAACGACGCCAATATCCACGCCCTGAGCATGGCGGCCACCGCGCCGGACGTGTCCAGCATGGTGATGGATCTCGAAGTCTGGGACCTCCAGCATTTGACGCGCACGCTCAATCAGTTGCGCGGAAAGCCTTGCGTGACAGACGTGGTTCGTGTGAACGGCTAA
- the rpoZ gene encoding DNA-directed RNA polymerase subunit omega: protein MARVTVEDCVDKVENRFELVLLASHRARQIAQGQPITVDRDNDKNPVVALREIADETLSPDDLKEDLIHSLQKHVEVDEPEPAAPTAGALVESQADGVITAGEDEDDNIAFDRMSEDELLAGIEGLIPPEKNEDF from the coding sequence ATGGCCCGCGTCACCGTAGAAGATTGCGTCGATAAGGTCGAGAATCGTTTCGAGCTCGTCCTGCTCGCCAGCCACCGCGCGCGCCAGATCGCCCAGGGTCAGCCGATCACGGTGGACCGCGACAACGACAAGAATCCCGTCGTCGCGCTGCGCGAGATCGCGGACGAAACCCTGTCGCCGGACGATCTGAAGGAAGACCTGATCCACTCGCTGCAGAAGCATGTCGAGGTGGACGAGCCCGAGCCGGCCGCGCCGACCGCCGGCGCGCTGGTGGAGTCGCAGGCCGACGGCGTCATCACCGCCGGCGAGGACGAGGACGACAACATCGCCTTCGACCGCATGTCGGAGGACGAGCTTCTGGCCGGCATCGAGGGGCTCATCCCGCCGGAAAAGAACGAAGATTTCTAA